TGGAAGAGAGGAGATTGATGTTGCTGATAGCCGCTGTAAGCGGCATCCTATGCGCTGTGTTCTATCTGCTGCACGATGTGATAGGTGCGATGAACTATCCCGGTTACGATCCGATGAGGCAGGCCGTGAGCGATCTGACCGCTACGGACGCGCCTTCGTTCGCAGCAGCTATCGGGTATTCGAGCGTATACGGGATTCTCAGCATACTATGTTGCGTCCTGATCTGTCTGGTCGTCAGGGAAGAGGCCAAAGGGATCAGGATTGGCGTCTATCTGTTCACTGCTATGCAGTTCGTTTCGGCGATAGGATACTCGCTGTTCCCTCTTACCGGCAGCGGATACGATGGCAGCATGCAATCGTTCGTGCACGTGTACATACTGACCATTTTGGTCGTCGTTCTGTCGATAGCTTCTCTCGTAGCATTGGCCTATTTTGGGATCAAGAACGGAAGGAAGGTTCTGGGCATCGCCGCTGCGATAGCATTGATCGCGATGATGTTCGGCGCTATGGGAAGCCAGGCTCTCCCGCAGGATGTGTTCGGACTGGTGGAGAGGTTCAGCACGTACAGCGCGGTGGTGTTAACGGCGTTCCTGGGATTCTATTGGTATAAGGTGTCGGACGAGGACCGTCCAGTATCGCAAATAAACTAAAGAAAAAAAAACGGGCCCGAAGGCCCTTTTATTGTTTTCAGAGCTGGATCTCGATACCGAGCTTCTCGGTGAGCTCCTTGTACCTGTTCCTGATGGTGACCTCGGTCACACCGGCCACATCGGCGACCTCTCTCTGAGTTCTGCGCTCGTTGCACATGATCGAGGAGATGTATATCGCAGCGGCGGCGACACCGGTGGGCCCCCTTCCGGAGGTGAGCTCCTTCTCGGACGCATCCTTGAGGATCTCTGCTGCCTTGGACTGGACCTCTCCGCTCAGCTTGAGCTCCGAGCAGAACCTCTGGACGTAGTCCTGGGGCTTGGTGGGCATCAGCTTGAGCTTCAGCTCACGTGTCATGAACCTGTAGGTCCTTCCGATCTCCTTCCTGCCTACACGGCTGGAGTTCCCGACCTCGTCCAGTGTCCTGGGGACACCGCACTGTCTGCATGCAGCATACAGCGAAGCGGCGACGACGCCTTCGATCGACCTTCCTCTGATGAGGTTCTTGTTGACGGCCTTCCTGTAGATCATGGCCGCGGTCTCCCTGACGTTCCTGGGGAGTCCCATTGCGGATGCCATCCTGTCCAGCTCGGACAGTGCGAAGGCCAGGTTCCTCTCCGTTGCGTTGGAGACACGGATCCTTCTCTGCCATTTCCTCAGCCTGTACAGCTGGGCCCTGTTCCTTGTGGGGATGCTCTTACCGTAGGAGTCCTTGTTCTTCCATGAGATCTCTGTGGAAAGTCCCTTGTCGTGGATGGTGTAGGTCATAGGCGCACCGGTACGTGCCCTCTTCTCTCCCTGCTCCACGTCGAAGGCTCTCCACTCTGGTCCCTGATCGATGAACTGGTCATCGAGGACCAGACCGCAGTCCTCGCACAGGAGCTCTCCCCTCTCGTAGTCACGGACGAGGTGGTGGCTTCCGCACTCCGGGCAGACCTCAATCTCTTCTGCTCCTTCCCTTGTCTTTACCATGTTGTTTTCCCCCTTTGGTGTAAAGGTTTGTTCCTAACATTTGGTCTGTCGCGGCAGCTCTCGTCTCGACGGATGCGTATGGAGCGGACACTGGTCCGAACACCCTCTTGACGATTCCCATCCTATTTTGGCCTGAATCGAATACAAAGGCTCCGATTTCCGGGGCTTCAGAACATTGGACGATCAGTCTGCCGTCCGTTGTTATCTCTTTCACCGTTCCTAGAAAATCCATGAGTCGATTCCGCCACTGCCGGGACTTAACCCTCTAGTTGATGGTTATACTGATTTATTATTTAATGATTTAGGGATTCTTTATATTGTAGCACGAAGAATCCGCGTTTTCTCTTATTTAATTATCTTTATCGATTTTTTCGGTGGCTGGATGAGTAATCCTTGGACGTTAGTCGGTAACAGTTTCCAGTGGAAATGGTGGTGTCTTATACCGTCATTCTAGGAGTCTGATTCATCGGTGATGGAATTAAATATGAATTAAAATAGAATTATTAGTAATTTGATATTTTACAGATTATTTAACTTAAAAGACATTAAAAGTGCATAATTATTCGCTATTTCGTTTGATATTTTTGTTACATATAATGTAGTAGAATTATTTTAGAATTAAAAAGGAATTAATTATATAGATACGAATCATCTGTAATGCTGAATACCATGGATAATCTCGGGAGAGAATCGGAGTCACAGGAGTTCAAAAAGAGCATGGCAGAAATGGACGAGGGCTTGAAATCTCTCGTATCCATGCTTAATAAGGACGGTATCGCCAGCGTGTATTTCGGTGTTGAGGATAACGGAGATGTCATCGGTTTGGATATCGGGAAGAACACCTTGAAGGACATCACGGACAAGATCTATGAGAGGATAGAGCCGAGAATTATCGCCAGGATCGATATCCTAAATGCTTCCGACGGTAGGAAGTACATCCATGTAAGGGCGAAAGGAACGGAGAGGCCATACACATACAAGGACGAGGTCTTCGTAAGGTCTGGCGAATCGAATCGCAAGGCCCCCATGTCCGAGATCAGGAATATGATATTGAGCTCAGGAGACAATCTGATAGAGACTTCCTCCTTGCAGACGGACCTGTCATTCTCGGAGCTCGTTTCCATTCTTAGAGAGAAGGGGATGGATGTGAGCGATGACGACAGGCTCCGCAAAAGCCTTGACCTCCTGAATCTGGAAGGAAGGTACAATTTCCAGGCCGAACTTTTGTCAGATCAGAACAACATACCGCTGACGGTCGTAGTATTCAAGGGCATAGACCGTACATCCATATCGATAAGGACCGATTATGCGGGGCATTCTTTGTTAAGAGAGACAAAGTCGGTAATCGATTACGTATCCTCTCTGAATGAGACAAGCGTCGATATGAGCGATGTGATCAGAAAGGAGACCTCATTGTTCGATATAGATTCTTTCAAAGAGGCATGGATCAATGCTTGTGTTCACAACAACTGGATCAATCGTATAGCACCGACGGTACACATCTTCGATGATCGTCTAGAGGTC
Above is a window of Thermoplasmata archaeon DNA encoding:
- a CDS encoding DUF998 domain-containing protein, with the protein product MMEERRLMLLIAAVSGILCAVFYLLHDVIGAMNYPGYDPMRQAVSDLTATDAPSFAAAIGYSSVYGILSILCCVLICLVVREEAKGIRIGVYLFTAMQFVSAIGYSLFPLTGSGYDGSMQSFVHVYILTILVVVLSIASLVALAYFGIKNGRKVLGIAAAIALIAMMFGAMGSQALPQDVFGLVERFSTYSAVVLTAFLGFYWYKVSDEDRPVSQIN
- a CDS encoding transcription initiation factor IIB — translated: MVKTREGAEEIEVCPECGSHHLVRDYERGELLCEDCGLVLDDQFIDQGPEWRAFDVEQGEKRARTGAPMTYTIHDKGLSTEISWKNKDSYGKSIPTRNRAQLYRLRKWQRRIRVSNATERNLAFALSELDRMASAMGLPRNVRETAAMIYRKAVNKNLIRGRSIEGVVAASLYAACRQCGVPRTLDEVGNSSRVGRKEIGRTYRFMTRELKLKLMPTKPQDYVQRFCSELKLSGEVQSKAAEILKDASEKELTSGRGPTGVAAAAIYISSIMCNERRTQREVADVAGVTEVTIRNRYKELTEKLGIEIQL